One part of the Nostoc sp. PCC 7120 = FACHB-418 genome encodes these proteins:
- a CDS encoding GNAT family N-acetyltransferase, with protein MSVSMINYSYARFDAAINKTIAFRPVVLEEDLNLIHNWMNQPHVIPFWNLAFDLERMREHLQRTLADKHQTLYIGCLDDEPMSYWESYWTIDDIVARHYSAEATDQGIHLLIGETKFLGKGYALPLLRAMVFFQFENTATQKIIAEPDIRNQKMIHVFEKCGFEFQKEIELPDKFGALMFCDRQLFFQRWKAW; from the coding sequence ATGTCGGTTAGTATGATTAATTACAGTTACGCAAGGTTTGATGCTGCAATCAATAAAACTATTGCTTTTCGTCCGGTGGTTTTGGAGGAGGATTTAAACCTGATTCATAACTGGATGAATCAACCTCATGTAATTCCTTTTTGGAATTTAGCCTTTGATTTGGAACGGATGCGGGAGCATTTACAAAGGACTTTAGCAGATAAACATCAAACTCTTTATATTGGTTGTTTAGATGATGAACCGATGAGTTATTGGGAGTCATACTGGACAATTGATGATATTGTGGCTCGACATTATTCAGCAGAAGCGACAGATCAAGGTATTCATTTGTTAATTGGGGAAACCAAATTTTTAGGTAAAGGTTATGCTTTGCCACTGTTACGGGCAATGGTATTTTTTCAATTTGAAAATACAGCAACTCAAAAGATTATTGCTGAACCAGATATTCGCAATCAAAAGATGATTCATGTTTTTGAAAAGTGTGGTTTTGAGTTTCAGAAAGAGATTGAATTACCGGATAAATTTGGGGCGTTGATGTTTTGCGATCGCCAGCTATTTTTTCAGAGGTGGAAAGCATGGTAA
- a CDS encoding lysine N(6)-hydroxylase/L-ornithine N(5)-oxygenase family protein has product MVNCVYDLIGIGLGPFNLGLAALLEPITEIKSLFLEQKPQFQWHPGLLLEGTTIQVPFLADLVTMAEPSSKFSFLSYLKAKSRLYNFYFWEEFHIPRREYNDYCQWVAKQLPNCYFGEQVKSIDWDEKAQEFIVSGTNFIYRCRNLVLGVGTVPYIPPCFRDLVSENVFHSSKFLHQKVSCRQAKSITVIGSGQSAAEVFYELLQEQENYDYHLEWHTRSSGFFPMEYSKLGLEHFSPDYIHYFYHLQPEQRDELLTKQGLLYKGISFNTIAKIYDLLYERSVADNYPDVKLLSGVEVKDIEPTAEGYRLTYRHSHQHQPFIHESDRIILATGYHHATPNFMADIRDLLQWDEKGRYKVNFDYHLSLTQDIPNRIFVQNAELHTHGIGAPDLGLGCYRNSVIINSLTGRNTYPVQQRNVFQQFGLVP; this is encoded by the coding sequence ATGGTAAATTGTGTTTATGACTTGATTGGTATTGGTCTTGGGCCTTTTAATTTAGGTTTAGCGGCGCTGTTAGAACCAATAACAGAGATTAAGTCTTTATTCCTCGAACAAAAGCCTCAATTTCAATGGCATCCAGGGTTGTTACTTGAGGGGACGACAATTCAAGTACCATTTTTGGCAGACTTGGTGACAATGGCTGAACCTAGTAGTAAATTCAGCTTTCTTAGTTACCTGAAAGCTAAGTCTCGTCTCTATAATTTTTACTTCTGGGAAGAGTTTCATATTCCCAGGCGAGAATATAACGATTACTGTCAATGGGTAGCAAAGCAATTACCAAATTGTTACTTTGGTGAACAGGTAAAAAGTATTGATTGGGATGAAAAAGCGCAGGAATTTATAGTGTCTGGTACTAATTTCATCTACCGTTGTCGCAATTTGGTTTTAGGCGTTGGGACTGTTCCCTACATACCGCCTTGTTTCCGTGATTTAGTATCAGAAAATGTTTTTCACTCGTCCAAATTTCTCCATCAAAAAGTAAGCTGTCGTCAAGCGAAATCAATCACAGTTATCGGTTCTGGACAAAGTGCAGCCGAGGTTTTTTATGAACTATTGCAAGAGCAAGAAAACTATGATTATCACCTAGAATGGCATACTCGTTCTTCCGGCTTTTTCCCAATGGAATATTCCAAATTGGGGTTAGAACATTTTTCACCCGATTACATCCATTATTTCTACCATCTGCAACCAGAACAGCGAGACGAACTATTAACTAAACAAGGGTTGCTGTATAAGGGAATTAGCTTTAACACCATAGCCAAAATATATGATTTGCTTTACGAGCGTTCCGTTGCTGATAATTACCCTGATGTTAAATTACTCTCTGGAGTAGAAGTTAAAGACATAGAACCCACTGCTGAAGGTTATCGTCTCACCTATCGCCATTCTCATCAGCATCAACCATTTATTCATGAAAGCGATCGCATTATCTTAGCTACAGGCTATCATCACGCCACCCCTAATTTTATGGCAGATATCCGCGATTTGCTGCAATGGGATGAAAAAGGGCGTTACAAGGTAAATTTTGACTATCATCTCTCCCTGACTCAAGACATCCCCAACCGGATTTTTGTCCAAAACGCTGAGTTACATACCCACGGGATTGGTGCGCCAGATTTGGGTTTAGGTTGTTACCGCAATTCTGTCATTATCAACTCCTTAACGGGACGCAATACGTACCCAGTACAACAGCGCAACGTCTTTCAGCAATTTGGTCTAGTCCCATGA
- a CDS encoding MFS transporter: MKHRLPLISGALFLCVFLSIFNEVLLSPFYPQFFRKVFGVTDLAYTGYYIFVCRLTVVLCAPVWGVLSRRFEVKHLLFVGQLGAAFMTALMGTSSSVEQFLMYTILLLLCKSSYLLVYPLIIQLGGEEKRAAIAGTYQAVFHGAIIIATIVGAFMVNIDTPLIIFYGIAAADLLQLAICAYMLRGVSTAGGQGAGGRGENQPVAPNQLGYIIAIGVVILTFQLANNLVRPYFTAYVTAEPLKVDLLTSSLLFLIPSVMAIAALPYIRQACRPERLHTIYLGSLSLLIVSLGIQGLSSNLPLLILARIVYGFFLAVTQAALELQIFNKSTAKHLHFNYSLATSFANIGHLGAPLLASWLVNTHSLASPFIAATIICCLNLLFFRYVPKAGGRRQAAEGF, translated from the coding sequence ATGAAGCATCGGCTACCCCTCATCTCAGGTGCATTATTTTTATGTGTGTTCTTGAGTATTTTCAACGAGGTTTTACTGTCACCCTTTTATCCCCAGTTTTTCCGTAAAGTCTTTGGCGTGACAGATTTAGCCTACACCGGTTACTACATCTTTGTGTGTCGGTTAACCGTGGTGCTGTGTGCGCCTGTGTGGGGAGTGTTGTCACGCCGCTTTGAAGTCAAACACCTACTCTTTGTTGGACAATTGGGTGCAGCCTTCATGACAGCCTTGATGGGTACAAGCAGCAGTGTAGAGCAATTTCTGATGTACACAATTTTGCTGTTACTGTGCAAAAGCAGTTATTTGCTAGTGTATCCCCTCATTATCCAACTAGGAGGTGAAGAAAAACGAGCTGCGATCGCCGGCACATACCAAGCTGTATTTCATGGTGCAATTATCATCGCTACCATCGTCGGCGCATTTATGGTCAATATTGACACACCCTTAATTATTTTTTACGGGATTGCCGCAGCCGATCTTTTACAACTTGCCATCTGTGCTTATATGTTGCGGGGTGTATCTACCGCAGGGGGGCAGGGAGCAGGGGGCAGGGGAGAAAATCAGCCAGTAGCACCAAACCAACTGGGTTACATCATCGCTATCGGGGTAGTAATTCTCACCTTCCAACTAGCCAATAACTTAGTCCGTCCCTACTTCACAGCCTATGTTACCGCCGAACCACTAAAAGTTGACCTGCTCACAAGTAGCTTGTTATTTCTGATACCCAGTGTAATGGCGATCGCTGCCTTACCCTATATTCGTCAAGCCTGTCGTCCCGAACGCCTCCATACCATCTACTTAGGAAGTTTAAGCCTACTCATCGTCAGCTTAGGCATACAAGGATTATCATCCAACCTACCCTTACTCATCCTAGCGAGGATAGTTTACGGCTTCTTCCTAGCAGTCACCCAAGCCGCCTTAGAACTGCAAATATTCAACAAAAGCACAGCCAAACACCTCCACTTCAACTACAGCCTTGCCACCTCCTTCGCCAACATCGGACACTTAGGCGCACCCCTTTTAGCCTCCTGGCTAGTCAACACCCACAGCCTAGCCTCCCCATTCATCGCCGCCACCATAATTTGCTGTCTAAACCTCCTATTCTTTCGCTATGTTCCGAAGGCAGGCGGCAGGCGGCAGGCGGCAGAAGGATTTTAA
- a CDS encoding IucA/IucC family protein — protein sequence MQNLTKILQYPRWQTVSQKLLAKMLSEFMYEEIIKPETIEQTAEYTLYHLALPEGIAYNFQAKKRLFDSYRVIPASIQRREAGEFSPAFNPLQFVLDIHTFVGMTAETTAHLIKELSNTLLADAHIQTKKETQDIDLLNLDYPSLEGEMEGHPWITFNKGRIGFGYDDYLAHAPESKQPVSLFWIAVSSERAQFNAIPGLDYVTLIQEELGAESLAEFTAILEQRHFSPADYYFLPVHDWQWKNIITLLFVEEIATGGIIPLGYSQDKYLPQQSIRTFANISYPQKRYVKLPLSILNTLVYRGLPGDRTQVAPLVTEYVKSICDHDPFLKDECRLILPGEIASINYDHPYYSQLSGAPYQYKEMLGCLWRESVLAYTKADERPITLASLLHIDGNGQPFISQLVERSGLSLDEWLSRLFNTILPPLLHYLYRYGVVFSPHGENTILVLKDFAPHRLAMKDFVDDVNISRHPLPELETLTPQLKAVLLTEPPEGLCQFIFAGLFICHHRYLSDLLADYHNYPEQTFWTKVRETILSYQSRFPEMQDRFELFNLLAPQFTKLCLNRNRLITYGYADDGDRPHAAAFGKVNNALYTVAQLMPMER from the coding sequence ATGCAAAACCTAACCAAAATCCTCCAATACCCACGCTGGCAAACAGTTAGCCAAAAACTCCTAGCCAAAATGCTCTCCGAATTCATGTATGAAGAAATCATCAAACCGGAGACAATAGAACAAACAGCAGAATATACCCTCTACCACCTCGCCCTCCCCGAAGGCATCGCCTACAACTTCCAAGCCAAAAAACGCCTATTCGACAGCTACCGCGTCATCCCCGCATCTATCCAACGACGAGAAGCGGGAGAATTTTCCCCAGCATTCAACCCCCTGCAATTCGTCCTCGATATTCACACATTTGTAGGAATGACGGCTGAAACCACAGCTCATTTAATCAAAGAACTCAGCAACACCCTACTAGCCGACGCACATATTCAAACCAAAAAAGAAACCCAAGATATAGACTTACTCAATTTAGATTACCCCTCATTAGAAGGGGAAATGGAAGGACACCCCTGGATAACCTTCAATAAAGGACGCATTGGTTTTGGCTATGACGATTACCTAGCCCACGCACCCGAAAGTAAACAGCCAGTTTCCCTCTTTTGGATTGCTGTTAGCAGTGAACGCGCCCAATTTAACGCCATCCCAGGACTAGATTATGTCACCCTCATTCAAGAAGAATTAGGCGCAGAAAGTCTTGCGGAATTTACGGCTATTTTAGAACAACGTCATTTCAGCCCCGCAGATTATTATTTTCTTCCCGTCCATGATTGGCAATGGAAAAATATCATCACCCTTTTGTTTGTGGAAGAAATAGCCACAGGTGGAATTATTCCCCTCGGCTACAGCCAAGATAAATATTTACCCCAACAATCGATTCGCACCTTTGCTAATATCAGCTATCCGCAGAAACGGTACGTTAAATTACCCCTGAGCATTTTAAATACTCTCGTTTACCGTGGTTTACCAGGCGATCGCACACAGGTTGCCCCACTGGTTACAGAATATGTAAAATCGATTTGTGATCATGACCCTTTCCTCAAAGATGAGTGTCGCTTAATTCTTCCTGGGGAAATTGCCAGCATCAACTACGATCATCCATACTACAGCCAGCTTTCAGGCGCACCTTACCAATATAAGGAAATGTTGGGTTGTCTATGGCGCGAGAGTGTTTTAGCTTACACCAAAGCCGATGAACGTCCAATTACTTTAGCGTCTTTATTACATATCGATGGTAACGGTCAACCCTTTATTTCTCAACTGGTAGAACGTTCTGGACTCAGTTTAGATGAATGGTTATCTCGACTATTCAACACGATTTTACCGCCATTACTACATTACCTCTACCGCTACGGCGTGGTTTTCTCCCCCCACGGTGAAAACACAATTTTGGTGCTGAAGGATTTTGCCCCCCATCGGTTAGCGATGAAAGATTTTGTCGATGATGTAAATATCAGTCGTCATCCCCTACCGGAATTAGAGACTTTAACACCACAACTCAAAGCCGTTTTGTTGACTGAACCACCAGAAGGATTATGTCAATTTATCTTTGCTGGCTTGTTTATCTGTCACCATCGTTATCTGTCTGATTTATTGGCAGACTACCACAACTACCCAGAACAGACCTTCTGGACAAAAGTCAGAGAGACGATTTTAAGCTATCAAAGTCGTTTCCCCGAAATGCAAGACAGATTTGAGTTATTCAACTTGCTAGCACCCCAATTTACCAAGCTGTGCTTGAATCGCAATCGCCTGATTACTTACGGTTACGCCGATGATGGCGATCGCCCCCATGCGGCCGCCTTCGGTAAAGTGAATAATGCTTTGTATACAGTAGCCCAATTAATGCCAATGGAGCGCTAA
- a CDS encoding pyridoxal phosphate-dependent decarboxylase family protein codes for MVIISRSSALPFPQGGAKEDTCVGGSPDLSKVSVTQRKKFDEFFVAGEGLREAIAAAGEVLIDYFATQEKPYSGRSPQDLTRTIADIAVCPDEGVALSQVLAEVGENIIKHSVVVTHPTCMAHLHCPPLLPAVAAEVLISGTNQSLDSWDQSPAATVLEQQVVNWLCASFGYDADADGIFTSGGTQSNFMGLLLARDAYARHQLNWSVQQQGLPPEAQRFRILCSQAAHFTISQAASLLGLGQQAVVTVETDSDYQLCAAAVEQKLEELQQQNLLPIALVATAGTTDFASIDKLPELAACAEKYGLWFHVDAAFGGALVMSDRHRDKLDGIALADSITVDFHKLFYQPISCGAFLVKQRQNFDLIKLHADYLNPETNEVASIPDLVTKSIQTTKRFDALKLFVSLRTLGRKQFAQMIDTTIELAKETASLIDAEPALELANNPTINAVVFRYLPSETPAHIDSTTWANQINSHIRMSLLQQGIAVIAQTKIGQLTYLKFTLLNPQTAIADIQEVLNSITTIGEKYLFHAQESKEGLSL; via the coding sequence ATGGTGATTATTTCGCGCAGTTCGGCTTTGCCGTTCCCGCAGGGTGGCGCAAAGGAGGACACTTGCGTGGGCGGGTCTCCCGACTTGAGCAAAGTGTCCGTCACGCAAAGAAAGAAGTTTGATGAGTTTTTTGTTGCAGGAGAGGGTTTGCGGGAGGCGATCGCTGCTGCTGGAGAGGTGTTGATTGATTATTTTGCTACTCAAGAAAAACCCTATAGTGGTAGGAGTCCCCAGGATTTAACTAGGACTATTGCAGATATCGCTGTGTGTCCTGATGAGGGGGTGGCTTTGAGTCAGGTTTTGGCTGAGGTGGGGGAGAATATCATCAAGCATTCGGTGGTGGTAACTCATCCTACTTGTATGGCTCATTTGCATTGTCCACCGTTATTACCTGCTGTGGCGGCTGAGGTGTTGATTAGTGGGACTAATCAATCTCTGGATTCTTGGGATCAAAGTCCGGCTGCTACTGTTTTGGAACAGCAGGTGGTAAATTGGCTGTGTGCAAGTTTTGGTTATGATGCTGATGCTGATGGTATATTTACCAGTGGCGGTACGCAATCGAATTTTATGGGGTTGCTCCTAGCGCGTGATGCTTACGCACGTCATCAGTTAAACTGGTCTGTGCAGCAGCAAGGATTACCACCAGAAGCTCAACGTTTTCGGATTCTCTGTTCTCAAGCTGCTCATTTCACCATTAGTCAAGCTGCTTCTTTACTCGGTTTGGGACAGCAAGCTGTGGTAACGGTGGAGACTGATAGTGATTATCAGCTTTGTGCGGCGGCGGTAGAACAGAAGTTAGAAGAATTGCAGCAACAGAATTTATTACCCATTGCTTTAGTTGCAACTGCGGGAACTACGGATTTTGCTAGTATTGACAAATTACCAGAATTAGCCGCCTGTGCTGAGAAATATGGCCTGTGGTTTCATGTGGATGCGGCTTTTGGTGGTGCATTGGTGATGAGCGATCGCCATCGAGATAAACTAGATGGTATTGCTTTGGCTGACTCGATTACAGTCGATTTCCATAAACTGTTTTACCAGCCAATTAGCTGTGGTGCTTTTTTAGTTAAACAGCGTCAAAACTTTGATTTAATAAAGCTACACGCTGATTATCTCAACCCTGAAACCAACGAAGTAGCCAGCATTCCCGACTTAGTAACTAAGTCCATACAAACCACCAAGCGATTCGACGCGCTCAAATTGTTTGTTTCTCTCCGCACTCTGGGGAGGAAACAATTTGCACAGATGATTGATACAACAATTGAACTAGCCAAGGAAACCGCTAGTTTAATTGACGCTGAACCTGCATTGGAGTTGGCAAACAATCCTACCATTAACGCTGTTGTTTTTCGCTATCTTCCTAGTGAAACACCAGCACACATAGATAGTACAACTTGGGCAAATCAAATCAATAGCCATATTCGCATGAGTTTACTGCAACAAGGTATCGCAGTCATCGCACAGACCAAAATTGGTCAACTTACCTATCTAAAGTTTACCTTGCTGAATCCTCAGACGGCGATCGCTGATATTCAAGAGGTTCTCAACTCTATCACAACGATAGGTGAGAAGTATTTATTTCACGCACAAGAGAGTAAAGAAGGGTTAAGCCTCTAA
- a CDS encoding aspartate aminotransferase family protein, translating to MQLNHNGVHSEGHSFVLPQICPSQSSVESDFPSNRVRSVPGAASSHYLERQQARESNARSYPRRIRIAISEAQGIYLKDADGNVYIDCLAGAGTLALGHNHPVAIEAMRRVLDTGLPLHTLDLTTPVKDQFVEEIFASLPAEFAQNAKIQFCGPSGADAVEAAIKLVKTATGHRSVLSFHGGYHGMTHGALSLTGNLNPKQAVTGLMPDVHFLPYPYHYRCPFGLGGEAGQITSSRYIESILDDPESGIVTPAAMILEVVQGEGGVIPAPDDWLREMRRITRDRHIPLIVDEIQTGLGRTGKLYAFEHSGIVPDVLLLSKAIGGSLPLSVVLYNKALDKWSPGAHAGTFRGNQMAMAAGTATLQYILENSLTEHAAAMGDRLLKHLHQIQGETYCIGEVRGRGLMVGVEIINPQASADRRGKYPVHPQLASCIQAECLRRGLIVELGGRFGSVVRFLPPLIVTPAQIDSISEIFSSAVQAAEKQVLSVLSQVS from the coding sequence ATGCAACTCAATCACAATGGCGTACACTCTGAAGGCCACTCTTTCGTGCTGCCGCAGATATGTCCATCGCAGAGTAGTGTAGAGTCTGATTTTCCCAGTAATCGCGTGCGTTCTGTACCTGGTGCGGCATCAAGCCACTATTTAGAGCGTCAGCAAGCACGAGAGTCCAACGCTAGAAGCTATCCCCGGCGGATTCGGATTGCCATTAGTGAGGCTCAGGGTATTTATCTCAAAGATGCTGATGGCAATGTATATATTGATTGTTTGGCTGGTGCAGGTACTTTAGCATTAGGACACAATCACCCAGTAGCAATAGAAGCGATGCGCCGGGTGCTAGATACGGGTTTACCTTTGCATACTCTAGATTTGACTACACCAGTTAAAGATCAGTTTGTCGAAGAAATTTTTGCTAGTTTACCTGCGGAATTTGCTCAGAATGCCAAGATTCAGTTTTGTGGGCCTTCGGGAGCAGATGCTGTAGAGGCGGCGATTAAACTGGTGAAAACTGCTACTGGCCACCGCAGTGTGTTGTCATTTCATGGTGGTTATCATGGGATGACTCATGGAGCATTGAGTTTAACAGGCAATCTCAATCCTAAACAAGCGGTGACAGGGTTAATGCCAGATGTCCACTTTTTGCCTTATCCCTATCATTATCGTTGTCCCTTTGGTTTGGGTGGAGAAGCTGGACAAATTACCAGCAGCCGTTATATAGAATCGATTTTGGATGATCCTGAAAGTGGGATTGTCACACCGGCGGCGATGATTTTGGAAGTTGTGCAAGGGGAAGGTGGGGTGATTCCTGCACCTGATGATTGGTTGCGAGAGATGCGCCGGATTACCCGCGATCGCCATATTCCCCTCATTGTTGATGAGATTCAAACAGGCTTAGGACGGACTGGTAAACTCTACGCTTTTGAGCATTCAGGGATTGTGCCAGATGTGTTGTTACTCTCCAAAGCTATTGGTGGGAGTTTACCTTTATCGGTGGTTTTGTACAACAAGGCACTAGATAAATGGAGTCCAGGCGCACACGCAGGGACATTCCGGGGTAATCAAATGGCAATGGCAGCCGGAACAGCGACACTACAGTATATTTTAGAAAATTCCTTGACTGAACACGCGGCAGCGATGGGCGATCGCTTGTTGAAACATCTGCACCAAATTCAAGGGGAAACTTACTGTATTGGAGAAGTGCGGGGACGCGGTTTGATGGTTGGTGTGGAGATTATTAATCCCCAAGCATCGGCTGATCGGCGTGGGAAGTATCCTGTACATCCGCAGTTGGCTAGTTGTATTCAGGCTGAGTGTTTGCGTCGGGGTTTGATTGTGGAATTAGGGGGTAGATTTGGTAGCGTGGTGCGCTTTTTGCCGCCTTTGATTGTGACTCCAGCGCAGATTGATAGTATTAGTGAGATTTTTTCGTCGGCGGTACAGGCGGCGGAGAAGCAGGTTTTATCGGTTCTTTCGCAGGTTTCTTGA
- a CDS encoding IucA/IucC family protein has translation MTPYTIAKPTSVLVEYRTDKQIAEQATIHSFLNCYLRETNTGKLITTATKDADILEVFQNTNTKSLICCELKQQNLRLLIGLRYYSPTGRHLFAFPLYYQVDKGNLLELDYLTLATLITKELSLAGGSNSHQDELILRVIQSCNHIEYFVQKRRQDIEKLYTFNSNFIASEQALVFGHHLHPTPKSRQGFADHELSIYSPELKGSFPLHYFRIHQSMVLEGSQLSQTATTLIKSELLADPKVDNQFKNTYCNEDEYALLPIHPWQANYLLQQPQIQQLIKQEILQDLGLVGRAYQPTSSIRTVYHPDAAFMLKLSLNIKITNSVRTNLYKELERSLEVHQILTSEIGQQLYQRFPEFQIITDPAYITLKIDGVAVDGFSTILRENPFLNNPQTDATCVVALCQDSILGNGSRLARIIEELAQQENRSTEAVSLDWFNRYLQIYLEPILWLYFTYGIGLEAHQQNSVVQLKNGYPEKFFYRDNQGYYYRRSCHQLLDNILPGISQKSETICDDEVIDERLTYYLFFNNLFGLINAFGVAGLVDEELLLGELRNILGKYSEHSLVNNLLFQSQLLCKANLLTRFHNLDELVGPVSTQSVYVAVDNPLM, from the coding sequence ATGACACCATACACAATTGCCAAACCAACCTCGGTGCTGGTGGAATATCGCACTGATAAACAAATTGCAGAACAAGCAACTATTCACAGCTTTTTGAATTGCTATCTGCGCGAAACCAACACGGGTAAACTCATCACCACCGCGACAAAAGACGCTGATATTTTAGAAGTTTTCCAAAACACAAATACAAAATCGCTCATCTGCTGTGAGTTAAAGCAACAAAATCTGAGATTATTAATCGGTTTAAGATATTACTCACCCACAGGTAGACATTTATTTGCTTTTCCCCTTTATTATCAAGTAGATAAAGGTAATTTACTTGAACTGGATTATCTCACCTTAGCAACGCTCATTACTAAAGAATTATCCTTAGCTGGTGGTAGCAATAGCCATCAAGATGAACTGATTTTGCGAGTGATTCAAAGCTGCAATCACATTGAATATTTCGTTCAGAAACGGCGACAAGATATAGAAAAGCTCTATACTTTTAACAGTAATTTCATCGCATCTGAACAAGCTTTAGTTTTTGGACACCATTTACACCCCACCCCAAAAAGTCGGCAAGGTTTTGCTGACCATGAATTGTCAATTTATTCGCCAGAATTAAAAGGTAGTTTTCCTCTGCATTACTTCCGCATTCATCAGTCAATGGTACTGGAAGGTTCGCAGCTATCACAGACAGCAACAACGCTGATTAAATCAGAATTATTGGCTGATCCAAAGGTTGATAATCAATTCAAAAATACTTACTGTAATGAAGATGAATATGCTTTATTACCGATACACCCTTGGCAAGCTAATTATTTACTGCAACAGCCACAAATTCAACAATTAATTAAGCAAGAAATATTGCAAGATTTAGGTTTAGTCGGTCGAGCATATCAACCTACATCTTCAATTCGCACTGTCTATCATCCAGATGCGGCATTTATGTTAAAATTGTCGCTGAATATCAAAATTACCAACTCTGTCCGCACTAATTTATATAAAGAATTAGAACGGAGTTTAGAAGTTCATCAAATTTTAACAAGTGAAATTGGGCAACAACTTTATCAGCGTTTTCCTGAGTTCCAAATCATCACTGATCCTGCTTATATCACCTTAAAAATTGATGGTGTTGCTGTTGATGGTTTCTCAACAATTCTGCGAGAAAATCCGTTTTTAAATAATCCCCAGACGGATGCAACTTGTGTAGTAGCTTTATGTCAAGACTCTATTTTGGGTAACGGTTCACGATTAGCACGGATTATTGAAGAACTAGCACAACAAGAAAACCGTTCGACTGAGGCGGTGAGTTTGGATTGGTTCAACCGTTATTTACAGATTTACTTAGAGCCAATTCTCTGGTTATATTTCACTTACGGGATAGGACTAGAAGCCCATCAGCAAAATAGTGTTGTACAGTTAAAAAATGGCTATCCTGAGAAGTTCTTTTATCGTGACAACCAAGGTTATTATTACCGTCGTTCTTGTCATCAATTGTTAGATAATATTTTGCCGGGGATTAGTCAAAAGAGTGAGACAATATGTGATGATGAGGTTATTGATGAACGATTGACTTACTACTTGTTTTTTAATAATTTGTTCGGGTTAATTAATGCTTTTGGTGTAGCTGGACTTGTAGATGAGGAATTACTCTTAGGGGAGTTGCGAAACATCTTAGGCAAATATTCTGAACATTCTTTAGTGAATAATTTACTTTTTCAATCACAGTTACTTTGTAAGGCTAATCTTCTCACCCGGTTTCATAATCTGGATGAACTGGTGGGGCCAGTTTCTACACAGTCTGTCTATGTTGCTGTTGATAATCCTTTGATGTAA